In Crassostrea angulata isolate pt1a10 chromosome 6, ASM2561291v2, whole genome shotgun sequence, a genomic segment contains:
- the LOC128188353 gene encoding uncharacterized protein LOC128188353 — MLSRSFRFLQSRLFATKHRHTRNSFYYDVLKLPSTASQTQIKEAFFKLSKIHHPDVSDSEDSKLQFHLIADAYAILGNVHSRRMYDRGLISEATSAPLAKPEEEVYNPFKLPPKPVKSDLDKEVLQKYQDISVQRRREKQLGVAVKEKEKAKDHDSDNFSHIGYGTLQLKRKREKLMNIESGLTFAFVFLVGVVMFKVGYHGYFLKDIDAKQMGYDKEAQRGSVPKTLY; from the coding sequence ATGCTGTCAAGAAGCTTTCGTTTCCTGCAATCCCGTTTGTTCGCCACCAAACATCGCCACACGCGGAATTCTTTTTACTATGATGTTCTGAAACTTCCATCTACCGCCAGCCAAACACAAATCAAGGAAGCATTCTTTAAATTGTCCAAAATACATCACCCAGATGTCAGCGACAGCGAGGATTCTAAACTACAGTTTCATCTGATAGCTGATGCCTACGCCATCCTAGGCAACGTTCACTCCCGGAGAATGTATGACAGAGGCCTGATATCAGAGGCTACTTCAGCCCCGCTAGCAAAACCCGAGGAGGAGGTATACAATCCATTCAAGTTACCACCAAAGCCAGTGAAAAGCGATTTAGACAAAGAAGTTCTGCAAAAATACCAAGATATATCAGTCCAAAGACGACGGGAAAAGCAGTTAGGTGTggctgtaaaagaaaaagaaaaagcaaaGGATCATGACTCAGACAATTTTAGTCATATTGGGTATGGAACACTCCAACTGAAAAGAAAACGCGAAAAATTGATGAATATTGAGTCAGGTTTAACATTTGCTTTCGTGTTTTTAGTTGGTGTTGTAATGTTCAAGGTTGGATACCATGGATACTTTCTTAAAGATATAGATGCAAAACAAATGGGATATGATAAGGAAGCTCAAAGGGGGTCAGTTCCTAAAACTCTATATTAA